Proteins found in one Primulina eburnea isolate SZY01 chromosome 16, ASM2296580v1, whole genome shotgun sequence genomic segment:
- the LOC140816986 gene encoding uncharacterized protein isoform X2 codes for MQEIEECAPESQITTSIAEDANSLVFGKEIRGRVREMGFGVTPSKVGSSLQQNGTIKQLQSMMHNLQQEVQQMRSIVFQNMRQRNEQEHVGSGGSIGIENDIGSACDINRLKKSGTVDNVNQHQVASRSNVKNVSHGDIPENTKCKLLHWCGDGVVAKGRIAPTDPTVKVHHVPLGGYCWEVWVDRVLVEQVDLIRPNSEMIFLDDAVGSTIAWFSKFIVFCD; via the exons ATG CAAGAAATAGAAGAATGTGCACCTGAATCTCAAATCACTACTAGCATAGCTGAGGATGCAAATAGCCTTGTATTTGGGAAGGAAATTCGAGGTAGAGTGCGTGAAATGGGTTTTGGAGTTACACCTTCAAAAGTTGGATCATCTTTGCAACAAAATGGAACTATTAAACAACTTCAAAGTATGATGCACAACCTTCAACAAGAAGTGCAACAAATGAGGTCCATTGTTTTCCaaaatatgaggcaacgaaatGAGCAAGAACAT GTTGGTAGTGGTGGTAGCATTGGGATTGAGAATGATATTGGTAGTGCCTGTGATATCAATCGTCTCAAAAAAAGTGGTACTGTTGATAATGTGAACCAACATCAAGTTGCATCTCGG TCAAATGTAAAGAATGTGAGTCATGGAGATATCCCTGAAAATACTAAATGTAAGTTGCTTCATTGGTGTGGTGATGGAGTTGTTGCTAAAGGTCGAATTGCACCCACAGATCCAACGGTAAAAGTGCATCACGTTCCTCTTGGTGGATATTGTTGGGAAGTTTGGGTCGATAGAGTTCTTGTGGAGCAGGTAGACTTAATTCGACCGAATTCTGAAATGATTTTTCTGGATGATGCAGTTGGAAGCACAATAGCATGGTTTTCTAAATTTATCGTTTTCTGTGACTGA
- the LOC140816986 gene encoding uncharacterized protein isoform X3 — protein sequence MDNLVVKLLEKKCLVFGKEIRGRVREMGFGVTPSKVGSSLQQNGTIKQLQSMMHNLQQEVQQMRSIVFQNMRQRNEQEHVGSGGSIGIENDIGSACDINRLKKSGTVDNVNQHQVASRSNVKNVSHGDIPENTKCKLLHWCGDGVVAKGRIAPTDPTVKVHHVPLGGYCWEVWVDRVLVEQVDLIRPNSEMIFLDDAVGSTIAWFSKFIVFCD from the exons ATGGACAACCTAGTGGTGAAGTTGTTGGAGAAAAAATG CCTTGTATTTGGGAAGGAAATTCGAGGTAGAGTGCGTGAAATGGGTTTTGGAGTTACACCTTCAAAAGTTGGATCATCTTTGCAACAAAATGGAACTATTAAACAACTTCAAAGTATGATGCACAACCTTCAACAAGAAGTGCAACAAATGAGGTCCATTGTTTTCCaaaatatgaggcaacgaaatGAGCAAGAACAT GTTGGTAGTGGTGGTAGCATTGGGATTGAGAATGATATTGGTAGTGCCTGTGATATCAATCGTCTCAAAAAAAGTGGTACTGTTGATAATGTGAACCAACATCAAGTTGCATCTCGG TCAAATGTAAAGAATGTGAGTCATGGAGATATCCCTGAAAATACTAAATGTAAGTTGCTTCATTGGTGTGGTGATGGAGTTGTTGCTAAAGGTCGAATTGCACCCACAGATCCAACGGTAAAAGTGCATCACGTTCCTCTTGGTGGATATTGTTGGGAAGTTTGGGTCGATAGAGTTCTTGTGGAGCAGGTAGACTTAATTCGACCGAATTCTGAAATGATTTTTCTGGATGATGCAGTTGGAAGCACAATAGCATGGTTTTCTAAATTTATCGTTTTCTGTGACTGA
- the LOC140816986 gene encoding uncharacterized protein isoform X4: MGFGVTPSKVGSSLQQNGTIKQLQSMMHNLQQEVQQMRSIVFQNMRQRNEQEHVGSGGSIGIENDIGSACDINRLKKSGTVDNVNQHQVASRSNVKNVSHGDIPENTKCKLLHWCGDGVVAKGRIAPTDPTVKVHHVPLGGYCWEVWVDRVLVEQVDLIRPNSEMIFLDDAVGSTIAWFSKFIVFCD, from the exons ATGGGTTTTGGAGTTACACCTTCAAAAGTTGGATCATCTTTGCAACAAAATGGAACTATTAAACAACTTCAAAGTATGATGCACAACCTTCAACAAGAAGTGCAACAAATGAGGTCCATTGTTTTCCaaaatatgaggcaacgaaatGAGCAAGAACAT GTTGGTAGTGGTGGTAGCATTGGGATTGAGAATGATATTGGTAGTGCCTGTGATATCAATCGTCTCAAAAAAAGTGGTACTGTTGATAATGTGAACCAACATCAAGTTGCATCTCGG TCAAATGTAAAGAATGTGAGTCATGGAGATATCCCTGAAAATACTAAATGTAAGTTGCTTCATTGGTGTGGTGATGGAGTTGTTGCTAAAGGTCGAATTGCACCCACAGATCCAACGGTAAAAGTGCATCACGTTCCTCTTGGTGGATATTGTTGGGAAGTTTGGGTCGATAGAGTTCTTGTGGAGCAGGTAGACTTAATTCGACCGAATTCTGAAATGATTTTTCTGGATGATGCAGTTGGAAGCACAATAGCATGGTTTTCTAAATTTATCGTTTTCTGTGACTGA
- the LOC140816986 gene encoding uncharacterized protein isoform X1 — MKKLLKPFDLGYEKIHACPNDCCLFRKELNELDSCPKCGSSRWKVDKVTFKVRKGVPEKVLRYFPMIPRFKRMFKSEEMAEDLIWHSNHKSQDHMMRHPVDSVAWDTINHKWSAFASDPRNIRLGLATDRFNFFGDLSFRYSCLPVILVNDNLPPLKCMSKENLMLTLLIPGPKQPGNDIDVYLEPLVEDLKELWDIGVEAFDAFSKSMFNLKAILMWTINDFPAYGNLAGCAIKGKFVCPICGEDVCSMWLKYSRKFSYLGHRRFLAPNHPFREKKKWFNGKKERKGKQRHLTGLEILNAVKVIENDWGENKESEYQ; from the coding sequence ATGAAAAAGTTGTTGAAACCATTTGATTTAGGATATGAGAAGATTCATGCTTGCCCCAACGATTGTTGTCTATTTAGAAAGGAGCTCAATGAATTAGACTCATGTCCAAAGTGTGGTTCCTCAAGATGGAAGGTGGACAAAGTTACCTTCAAAGTTCGTAAAGGAGTTCCTGAAAAGGTACTAAGATATTTTCCTATGATACCAAGATTTAAAAGGATGTTTAAATCAGAAGAAATGGCTGAAGATTTGATTTGGCACTCCAATCACAAAAGTCAAGATCATATGATGCGTCATCCAGTTGATTCAGTAGCTTGGGATACAATAAATCACAAGTGGTCTGCTTTTGCATCAGATCCTAGAAATATTCGTCTTGGTCTTGCAACAGATAGATTCAACTTTTTTGGTGACCTTAGTTTCAGATATAGTTGTTTGCCGGTTAtcttggtcaatgacaatcttCCTCCATTGAAGTGCATGTCTAAAGAAAATCTTATGTTAACATTACTGATACCAGGTCCAAAGCAACCGGGAAATGATATAGATGTGTATTTGGAACCTCTTGTGGAAGATTTGAAAGAGTTGTGGGACATAGGTGTTGAGGCATTTGATGCATTTAGCAAGTCAATGTTCAATCTGAAGGCTATCTTGATGTGGACAATCAATGATTTTCCAGCTTATGGAAACCTAGCTGGATGTGCCATAAAAGGAAAATTTGTTTGCCCAATATGTGGTGAAGACGTATGTTCTATGTGGCTTAAGTACAGTAGAAAGTTTTCATACTTAGGCCACCGAAGATTTCTTGCTCCTAATCATCCATTTCGTGAGAAAAAAAAGTGGTTTAATgggaaaaaagagagaaaaggaAAACAAAGGCATTTGACTGGTTTAGAAATTCTCAATGCGGTAAAAGTCATTGAAAATGACTGGGGGGAAAACAAAGAGTCggaatatcaataa